CCGCCAGCACCACCAGATCCGGCGCGTAGGCGTCTATCTCCTGCATCAGCTCACGGTCAAACGCCTCGCGGCTGGCAAAATCAGATGCGCTTAACGCATGGGCGGGAATGGCGGCCTCGCGCGCGCGTTCAAGGCCGAATGCGTCGGCCTTGTTGCTGAAGACGGCGCTAATCAGGCCGTTGATTTTCTTCTGCGCGCAGGCGTCGATAATCGCCTGTAAATTACTGCCGCTGCCGGAAATCAGCACTACGATGCGCTTCATTACGCAATAACCACGCGTTCCTGGGCATCGGAGGCTTTAATCGCGCCGATTTTCCATGCGGTTTCGCCAAGGCTATTGAGCAGCGCTACCGCGTTATCCGCTTCTGCGGCTGGCAGGGCGATGACCATGCCAACGCCGCAGTTAAAGGTGCGGTACATTTCATGACGGCTGACGTTGCCCGCCTGCTGTAGCCAGTTGAAGACCGCCGGCCACTGCCAGGAGGCTTCATCAATCACGGCCTGGGTGTTGTCCGGCAGCACGCGCGGAATGTTTTCCCAGAAGCCGCCGCCGGTCAGGTGGGCGATGGCATGGACTTCAAGCTTCTCAATCAGCTCCAGCACCGGTTTTACATAGATGCGGGTAGGGGCCAGCAGGTGATCGGCGAGCGGTTTGCCGTCAAGCTCGGTGGTTTGCGGGTCCGCGCCGCTCACTTCAAGAATTTTACGCACCAGCGAGTAGCCGTTGGAGTGCGGACCGCTGGAAGCTAGCGCGACCAGTACGTCGCCATCGGCGACTTTCGAGCCGTCGATAATCTCTGATTTTTCCACTACGCCGACGCAGAAACCGGCCACGTCGTAATCGTCGCCGTGATACATGCCCGGCATTTCCGCCGTTTCGCCGCCCACCAGCGCGCAGCCGGATTGCAGGCAGCCTTCGGCGATGCCGTTAATCACGCTTGCCGCGGTATCCACATCCAGCTTGCCGGTCGCGTAGTAATCGAGGAAGAACAGCGGCTCAGCGCCCTGTACCACCAGATCGTTGACGCACATCGCCACCAGATCGATGCCAATCGTGTCGTGACGTTTCAGATCCATCGCCAGACGCAGCTTGGTGCCGACGCCGTCCGTCCCGGAGACCAGCACCGGCTCGCGGTATTTCTGCGGCAGCGCGCAGAGGGCGCCGAAGCCGCCCAGGCCACCCATCACTTCCGGGCGACGGGTTTTTTTCACGACGCCTTTGATTCGGTCGACCAGAGCGTTACCAGCATCAATATCAACACCGGCATCTTTATAGCTGAGAGAGGTTTTGTCGGTCACTGCTAAAGTCCCCACGCGGTTGCGGTTGGTGGTAGTAGAGAAAACGCGGCAATTCTAACAGTCCAGGCAAACGTTTGCGAGCCCTTGTTGCGTTGAATAAAACACACTAATAAGATGACTGACTTCTGTTCGGTTGATCCCGATCAAGCCCATTACGTATGGCGCGGCCCGCAAAAAGCGGTATAATCCGGCGATTTTTTTTGTGGCTGCCATCTTGCTGGGGAGAAAGAGAATGAAGATCGTTGAAGTGAAACACCCGCTGGTTAAACACAAGCTGGGCCTGATGCGCGAGCATGACATCAGCACCAAGCGTTTTCGTGAACTCGCCTCTGAAGTGGGCAGCCTGCTGACCTATGAAGCCACAGCCGATCTGCTGACGGAAAAAGTGACCATTGAAGGCTGGAACGGCCCGGTGGAAATCGAGCAGATCAAAGGCAAGAAAATTACCGTAGTGCCTATTCTGCGCGCCGGTCTTGGCATGATGGAAGGGGTGCTGGAGAACGTACCGAGCGCGCGTATCAGCGTGGTCGGCGTTTACCGTGATGAAGAAACCCTGGAGCCGGTGCCGTATTTCCAGAAGCTGGTTTCTAATATCGACGAGCGCATGGCGCTGGTTGTCGACCCGATGCTGGCGACAGGCGGTTCGATGATCGCCACTATCGACCTGCTGAAGAAAGCGGGCTGCACCAGCATCAAAGTGCTGGTTCTGGTTGCCGCGCCGGAAGGCATCAAGGCGCTGGAAAAAGCGCACCCGGATATCGAGCTTTATACCGCGTCCATCGACAAGGGGCTTAACGAGCACGGGTACATCATCCCGGGCCTCGGCGATGCGGGCGATAAAATATTTGGTACGAAATAAACATTAAGCCGACTTATTAGTCGGCTTTTTTTTGGTCCCACACTTAACACATCACACATCAACACTCTTGAGGAAAACGCTATGACGCGCCGTGCTATCGGGGTAAGTGAACGTCCGCCGCTCTTACAGACTATCCCGCTTAGTTTGCAGCACCTGTTCGCCATGTTTGGCGCAACCGTGCTGGTGCCCATCCTGTTTCATATTAACCCGGCCACCGTACTGCTGTTTAACGGCATCGGCACGCTGCTGTATCTCTTTATCTGTAAAGGCAAAATCCCGGCGTATCTGGGCTCAAGCTTTGCCTTTATCTCGCCCGTGTTGCTGTTGCTGCCGCTCGGCTATGAGATGGCGCTCGGCGGGTTTATCGTCTGCGGCGCGCTGTTTTGCATCGTGGCGCTGATTGTCAAAAAAGCGGGCACCGGCTGGCTCGACGTGATGTTCCCGCCTGCGGCGATGGGTGCCATCGTCGCGGTTATCGGCCTGGAGCTGGCGGGCGTTGCGGCCAATATGGCGGGCCTGCTGCCTGCAGAAGGCCAGACGGCGGATTCCACTACAATCACTATTTCGCTGGTAACGCTGGCGGTCACGGTGTTTGGCTCGGTGCTGTTCCGCGGTTTTCTCGCGATCATACCGATTCTCATCGGCGTGCTGGCGGGCTATGCGCTCTCCTTCGCGATGGGCGTTGTGGATACCACGCCGATCGCCAATGCTCACTGGTTTGCGCTGCCGACATTCTATACGCCGCGCTTTGAGTGGTTTGCCATCTTCACCATTCTGCCTGCGGCGCTGGTGGTCATAGCCGAGCATGTCGGGCATCTGGTGGTAACGGCGAACATCGTGAAAAAAGATCTGATCCGCGATCCGGGCCTGCACCGCTCGATGTTCGCGAACGGTTTCTCGACGATGATTTCCGGTTTCTTCGGCTCCACGCCGAACACGACCTATGGCGAGAATATCGGCGTTATGGCGATCACCCGCGTTTACAGCACCTGGGTTATTGGTGGCGCTGCGATCATTGCGATTTTGCTCTCCTGCGTTGGCAAACTGGCGGCGGCGATCCAGATTATCCCGGTGCCGGTGATGGGCGGCGTTTCGCTGCTGCTCTACGGCGTGATCGGCGCATCCGGTATTCGCGTACTGATTGAATCCAAAGTGGATTACAGCAAGGCGCAGAACCTGATCCTGACGTCAGTCATCCTGATCATTGGCGTCAGCGGCGCGAAAGTGCATATTGGCGCGGCCGAGCTGAAAGGCATGGCGCTGGCAACGATTGTCGGCGTGGCGCTGAGCCTGATTTTCAAACTTATCAATGTATTGCGCCCGGAAGAGACGGTGCTTGACGCTGACGAGCACGAAAAATCGCCGCACTGATCCGCCTGCCGGGCGGCGCTGTCGCCCGGTTCAACAGCGAAGCGATTGTGTGATAGACTCAATGCGTTTTTTCGTATGTCCTTGAAGAGGTCCTTCTGAACACACCGGCACAGCTCTCCTTGCCGCTCTGGCTGCCCGATGACGAAACGTTTGCCAGCTTCTGGCCGGGCGACAACCCCTCTTTATTAGCCGCACTCCAGACGATGCTGCGCCACGACCGCAGCGGCTACATCTATTTCTGGTCGCGAGAGGGCGGTGGGCGCAGTCATCTGCTGCATGCCGCCTGCGCTGAGCTTTCGCAGCGCGGAGACGCGGTTGGTTATGTGCCGCTCGATAAACGCACCTGGTTTGTCCCGGAAGTGCTGGAGGGCATGGAGCAACTCTCGCTGGTATGCATCGATAATATCGAGTGCA
This sequence is a window from Cronobacter sakazakii. Protein-coding genes within it:
- the purM gene encoding phosphoribosylformylglycinamidine cyclo-ligase, with the translated sequence MTDKTSLSYKDAGVDIDAGNALVDRIKGVVKKTRRPEVMGGLGGFGALCALPQKYREPVLVSGTDGVGTKLRLAMDLKRHDTIGIDLVAMCVNDLVVQGAEPLFFLDYYATGKLDVDTAASVINGIAEGCLQSGCALVGGETAEMPGMYHGDDYDVAGFCVGVVEKSEIIDGSKVADGDVLVALASSGPHSNGYSLVRKILEVSGADPQTTELDGKPLADHLLAPTRIYVKPVLELIEKLEVHAIAHLTGGGFWENIPRVLPDNTQAVIDEASWQWPAVFNWLQQAGNVSRHEMYRTFNCGVGMVIALPAAEADNAVALLNSLGETAWKIGAIKASDAQERVVIA
- the upp gene encoding uracil phosphoribosyltransferase, with the translated sequence MKIVEVKHPLVKHKLGLMREHDISTKRFRELASEVGSLLTYEATADLLTEKVTIEGWNGPVEIEQIKGKKITVVPILRAGLGMMEGVLENVPSARISVVGVYRDEETLEPVPYFQKLVSNIDERMALVVDPMLATGGSMIATIDLLKKAGCTSIKVLVLVAAPEGIKALEKAHPDIELYTASIDKGLNEHGYIIPGLGDAGDKIFGTK
- the uraA gene encoding uracil permease — its product is MTRRAIGVSERPPLLQTIPLSLQHLFAMFGATVLVPILFHINPATVLLFNGIGTLLYLFICKGKIPAYLGSSFAFISPVLLLLPLGYEMALGGFIVCGALFCIVALIVKKAGTGWLDVMFPPAAMGAIVAVIGLELAGVAANMAGLLPAEGQTADSTTITISLVTLAVTVFGSVLFRGFLAIIPILIGVLAGYALSFAMGVVDTTPIANAHWFALPTFYTPRFEWFAIFTILPAALVVIAEHVGHLVVTANIVKKDLIRDPGLHRSMFANGFSTMISGFFGSTPNTTYGENIGVMAITRVYSTWVIGGAAIIAILLSCVGKLAAAIQIIPVPVMGGVSLLLYGVIGASGIRVLIESKVDYSKAQNLILTSVILIIGVSGAKVHIGAAELKGMALATIVGVALSLIFKLINVLRPEETVLDADEHEKSPH